The Nicotiana sylvestris chromosome 6, ASM39365v2, whole genome shotgun sequence genomic sequence gTGGATATAACTGAAATAAGGAgaatatttattaaaaaattaaatgtGAAAGAGGGTTAGGCTAATTAACCATTATTTTTGTCATATGAgccattttgatattttttcagcTGTCACGCGCTCCCAAGCGAGTGTTTACACACGTTATGCCTGATCAGCAATAAGAGGGTTTAATATGAAGGACAATATAGTTCAGGGGGTTTTGAGGACAACGAATAGTTTAAGTAGGAAACTGACAAAAATGTAATAGTTTAAGGGTTTTTTGGGGTATTAACTCAATCCAATAAATTGAATGTGCCCGAGGGCTTGTAGGTACATGTCATGCTATATtgtatttattatctatttttaaTATTAACTTTTAAGAATATATTTAATAAGCATAATTAACTATAAAATTTCTACCCTCTATAAATAGTTTGCAGATACGAACAGCTTATAGGTTATGTTGCTTCTGAAGTTCTGTGATTGCTATTGGGACTTGTTGTCCAGTAGTGGTCTTCTTTTTCTGTACTTACACCCTAATTTTGATAATAAAATTTAAtttcccccctccccccacccccaccccaaaaaaaaataaatctATAAGGGTATTTATATGAACTCTCATTTATCTCATTTTTAAATGTATCACATAATTAACACCACTGATTAGAGCTGTAAGAGTGACTTcgtaaaataaataattttttataaagtTTAATTTTCGCATTACTTATTGGTATaatattctttcttttttataaaGTTTGACCATAATGTCATTTTGGGAACAAACGCTCTCTCAATAGTGTAGACTGTGGAAACACCAAAATATTGGCTGCTATGTCATTTACTAAAAGTGATGAGAGACATGAAATAATACAAATAATCGTTTTCATCTTTTTGTTGGTTTTCACTACTTTTTTCAACTGTTTAACTTCTAAAactaataatataaaataaaagatTTACACTATTAGGTCCCCCACAAAAATAATTAAAGTAAATtgaaattaataatttaaaaaatgagACAAATAAATTTTTATAATAGGTTAAATTACACTGGTAACTGGTTATTTAAAAACTTATTATATCATCTGTGATATAAAGCAAATCCTTTATACAATGTCAATTAGTACCACAGCGCAAAAATAATGTGTGGAGCTTTAATGGAGATTCTCTTTCCTTTTTCTCCACCATTtccctttctttttcctttctatcTTTTCTTTTACTTACTCCGGTTCAcgataagtgaccaatttgcttttagcacgcccattaagaaaatactaaattctatacaaaaatacctactatgactaaactacccctaattaaacatttaatgtgaggagtaagaaaactttttagggatatgtacataagggttattttgtaaaaacaaattgaattctttcttgattacatAACTAGACACTTATTttaaaccaaaataaaaaagctaATTGTGAATAGGAGAGTCATGTATTACCTACTAGATTTGTCCGTACTATATTCTTTTGGAAAAAGCAAATACTCCATCATTATCCCACTTGTTTGTCGCATTGAATATTATCTGGCGTTAATAATGATTTAATGATGCATATAATATGCTTAATTACTTATTTGATGAAGAAAAACCTACCTTGCTTAGTGCGAATATTTGCTGTTTAATCATTTTTCTGTAATTTACATGTATCAAAAAGCTCAATAAAGTTCATAGGCAAACCCAAATCAGGGAAACAAAATGAGTAAATATTTAGTGAAGTTGTATGCATTATCTAATTAATGTACATATTTGTTAATGTCAAGTCTCTAGAAATGTATGGAAATGGAAAGGTGACAACAAAAGACAAAGCAAAAAGAGTCCAAAGGTACCACCACTATCCCTTGGCTCACCTCAATGAAAGAAGCTTTTAGAAGAAAGTAGAAAAGAGCCTTCTAATAATCCCTGGGTATTCAAAATTTACGCCCCACAGGAGAAATAGCTAGCTTCTCTATTCCCAGACCTGAAATCCTAAGGGATCCGTCCACGACACATAGTGAAATGGAAAAGAGGAATCTTGATCATTTTCCTCTCCTTTTTTCCTCCCTGTTGGGGGTAGGGTGGGGGTAGAGATTTTGCTTTCATTTTCAAATGAAAAGTAGTAAGTTGTAACCCCATATTGCCATTGGACATCTCTATATTTGATGTCGTAGATGTATCTATTGGCCTATTTTTGCCAATGATTTTGATTCCTCCATATATGCATGCAATGTGCCAAGATGCCATAAATAATTTTGGATTCCAGATGTCACTTGTCACAACATGCTCTTCCAGCCTAATATCAGATGCTTTTGCTTCCTACTTAACCTGCACATACCAAATTAAATGCATTGTATTTGCACCTACATCAACAAGACGACTCATTTCATAATTGTTCACTCAATTTTTTGGTTTTTGACAGAAACAAAGAACCACCACAATTATGAAATTCTGACCAATGGTATCATTCGTTCTGACTAAATATCAGATTTTTAGCAAAGTTGATGCTAATCCCTCCTAAAATGAACATGCACAAAGACGCAACAAAATTACATCTGATGCCATAATCTTCTCGAAACAGTTAGATTTGGAACCCTTTCTGTCTGCACAAGGAAAGTATTTTCTAGCTTAAATTCATAAACTCACTGCTGAAAGCAAGTCGTGGGTTTGGAACTATTCAAACCTTCTGAAAGTTGCTATCTTCATAAAACATAAATATTGACACATATGATGTCAATAAGAAGAAATTCAAAACTTGAAGATTAATGAAGCTCATCTGAAAGGTTCACTTACACTGCCAATAAGAAACACGACTTTATACCTACCAATCAGAACCTAGCAAATAGTGTCCCTTTTCTTGTCAAAGGGCACAAACTGGAGAGCCATGTTTTTTCAGTCATACAGATGGAGTAGCAAACCAAGCATCCAAAACTCTTAGTGTGTGTTGATTTAGCCAATCTGGAGCACTTTCATTACCAAACATGGCCTCAAGTAAATAATGAAACCTAATCAGACAATTGCCAAGCTGATAGCAAGTGCCTAAAGCTTAGCCCAAAACATGTACCTCGCCTATTGATACAAACTTATCATAAATTGCAGGAGGGTTACATTTTAGTCCAGGGTTTGACCACTAGGAGCATTTAACAACATAGCTCTTTGAAGTCCCAATGCTCGTAAAATAAATGCATGAAACATTGACATTGGTTTCATCAAGAAGAGAGTTACTTGATCTCATAGAATCCTAGTACATACAAGAAGAAATTACATTCCTAACAATCAGAATTCGTCATGTAATACATATCGCCACATCCTTATCATACCTACTTTGTCCGTGGATGCTTAATGCTGACGAGGAGTCAACTTCAAGCTCAATGTTCACGACAAATGAAAAAAAGCCCAGACGAACACAAATTTCAACCTTCCCTTCTTATTAGCCAAAGCTCCAAATAGTCAAGTCTAAGCCTTGAGATCACAGCACTACATACAATAATACACACCATTAAGTTGCTAAGACTGGAGAGGATCAAGGTTCTAACTGAAAAGGAGGTTTCTTTTCGGTAAATCCACATCCTCTTGACAATCTTTAATTAGTCCAGAGGCTATTCTGcatgaaaaaaaatgattcaTTATGCATAATACAGACAGTAAAATAATGATCAGCTCTGCTCTTGGTTAAAATAACCAAGCAGGTATTTTTCTCGTCTTTTTTTTTTCCCTTGATATAACCAAGTAGATACCAAGAGCAGTAACTATACATCAAATAAACCTGGCATGTCATACATGACAGAGAAAAGGGAAAATAGTAAAACTCCCCATAACAAAAGAAGATTACAGATACTACCCATTTCCTATTACTTCTTCAATTGCCTTGCTCGCACGGAAAATTGTAGTTCCACATAGTACCAATGTTTCATTTCATAACTCCAAATTTAGGATTGGAAAATTAGCTCGTGAAGGAACATCAGCCCACAGGAATCATTCAATCAAAACAGACTATAGATCAAATAAGCATAAGAAGATCGAAGGACCTGATATATTTCCTGATATAGAAACCCAAAATAACTTTACAATTTACGATAGTGCTCTTCCAGTAGCTTTTCAATTTCCAATAGTGTGCTTCCAGGCGAAGCAAAACATGTGATCAACATCAAGCAGCAtatgtcataaataaaataaagtcTAAATAATTAATAGCACGCGAACAGATGATCATTACACAAACTGGTTTAACGTGAAAACTTAGAATGGTGCAGTGATTGAACAGGAAGCTCGTTTTTTGATAAACGTCTATCTTTCATCTAATGCAAGTCGTTCTAAATTCAGATATTGAATACTCTTCAAACATGTCCTCTTTAGCCTTTCTACACATAAATACAAAACCTAAGAAGTTCTCTATCTTAAAAAGCCAGAGTGCATATCGGAAACTTTGGGAGAAAGATATTTCAAAAATCCATCAGTAGAAGTCATTAGTAGTTGGGACTTGACTTCCAGATTGGTCTTCAGCTGGTCCacttcatttacttgcttaaAAACAGCCTTTTTAGAGGATTCAATGACACATAACTGATAATTAATATTATGCGCACACATACATACAACAACTGGATATAAAATCCCAAATGAAGGACATGATGATGTACTACTTGAGTTCAATGTGCCAAAACAATAATACAATAAACACAGAACTACAATTATACCTCCACATTTGGCCTATCATTTGATTGCTTCTGATGCTTTTCTTGTTTACTGATGTCACCCGTGCTCCAGCATGGTTTAGCAATTTGCATCCTTTTCAACTAACCTTGGCCAGTTTCATCTCTATTCACCAGAGCACATTCAGAACATCATAGGCAAAAGTTTACATCTTATGCTCATCTTAGGACACAGATAGACATTGTCAAGGACAGTGAATCTAAGATACTTCCATGATCACATATCCAACTGATTGAAAGGAGTTTGAGGCGGCACCCAAGCAGCACCAACACATATTTCCTCCATCTTTTTGCTGGATGAAGATGAATCTCTAACCGCAAGCTTCTCCATTAATGTTATAAAGCACCAAGATAGGATTTCCTTTACTTTGTTACATTGTGAATGTTGATCCAGGTTTTTTCTGTGTGAATCTATTTCTAGGGACTTTGATTGATGGAAAGAAAAATGTACACTTATTAACACTACTCCTCCGGTCCTTTTTATTTGTCACTAagccaaaaaaaaattatttcaaataaTTTGTCATTATACAAAACCAAGAAGGCATACAGTCATTACTACTGCTTCCGGTCCATTTTCAATTCCACTGTTACTACTCCAAGAAGACATAGTCATTAATTACTTATTTAAGGAAGAGATTAGGGTAATTTAGTAAAATATCACTTATGATTAATGTTATATAGTGGTTTTTTCAATAGGTGTGTCAAaaaattaaacaacaaagaacaaGAACCAGAGGGAGTATAAGATAGTTCTACTTGGCTTCCATGAGAAGAAAACTTGATTTGATATCCAAAAGAGGCAGGAATATCTGTTAGCCATGCAGATGTTTCTCCTTTATCACTGCCTGCTTTTTCAAGGTGGACTTttcagaaaaggaaaacaaagcttGAAGTAAATAACCAACACCGCCAGACTGCACTCATGAATGCACACAAATGTTCGACCCATCTGACCAGCCATGACTTCCACGGAACAGTCTCACTCAAATGATGATCAAATGGCAACACTAGCGCACTCCATAAAGTTCTTCAATTAATGGGATATGTCAGGACATGAACTTCTGATATTTCACAATTGTAAGATAAAGGAACTCCAAATTTTCAACTGTGAAATCTGAGGACACTATAAATTATAGAACCACATGCACATTTCAGCCGGCTACCTTTATTGCACCAATCTCATCAATATTTGAGCTCTTGTGCTGCAACATTTCAAGATGTAAGATGATGGAGCTATTAGTAAAAGGCGAATGTATGTGTAGGGATCAGATTGCACATGCAATGAGTTTGGATCACAATTTAAGGTTTGCAGATAATACTTCTTTTTTTAATAAACAAGGTTGCAAGTATAGTATAGAAAAATATGATATAATTCAATATTTTTGAGTTTACCTTGCTTTTCTTGTGTTTGTGGACACCGTTAAGATCCTCCTCCTCATGCTTCCTTTTCTGAAACCATTTTAAGAAAAAAGATCAAAATCAGTGAGTTCTTAATCCCTTTTAATACTGTGAAGAGTGACTTTTTGATTGCCAAATTCCAAAATGTTGCAACTAGAGTTGAAGTCAACAACAGTGATTTTTATGATGCAACTCAATAGCTAAGCACCAGTGGGGCAagaacttcaaaaaataaaaacaaagtagAATCAAATTCTCACACAGGAAAATTACAAAGGCCACATATTATTAATTAGATTGCACATAACTCAAGCATGACGCTATTTTACAGTAAAGGAATGGATCAAACTTGTGCCAGTGGGTCAGAATCCTAGTTCCGTCAGCTTTACAAGATTCTATCCAGTTAAGAAAATGTTGGTTTTACTTTGAACTGGTCTTCTAAACTTCTGAATATAAAACCAAGAAAATGCTCACAGTAACAGCGTTCCATGAGAATCATCATTTTTGAGCCAAAATCATCAGAAGTTAGATAGCAGCAGACCTTCTCATGTTTCTTCGAATGCTCAGCACCAGGATCATGGTGGCcacttttatctttctttttctctttactCCGATCTTTATGACGATGTTTGTGCTTCTTATGCTCTTTGTCCTTCTCCTTGTCTTTATCCTTGTGCTTTTTATGCTTCTTCTCCTTGTCTTTCATCTCACTTTTAGATTTTCCAGCTATAGTAGGGATGCCTTTCTCAGACTATCAAACACCATGAAAGACCTAATAATCAGCAACTAGTGTAACAGGCAAAATACTAACATTTCAGCGCAAAATTGAGGGAAACCCAGTTTAAACCTCCAACTTCAGAAATCTTGAATGAATAAGAAGGCtcgcttttccttttcttttctttttttgtttttgggaaTAGGGTAAAGGAATAAGAGGGTTGCGTAGAAGAAGCTGAGCAAATGGAGTAAATCACTAAAGTTCAAAAGCAGGTATCTTACAGGAGACAAATCGACTGGAGCTGTTTCACGTAGTTGGAAGGCTTCTCTAAGGACATCTAAGTCAAAGGGCCGGATGCATGATTTTGTCTCTCTCGAAAAGGAAGTGTCCTGTGTGAGCTGATCCAACTGCACCCCCTCCCCTTTCCTAATTTCTCTGTCTCCAACCACATTGTGAAGATAATGTGTATCTGAAATTGATAATGGAAGTGACCTCTTGCAGAAGAACTCGTAATGAGGCAACAACTTGAAATGACTAATAAGGTCACGAGCCCCTGTAAGTTCTCTTGGCCCTAACAATATATTTGGACCAACTCAACAACAGTTATAAACTATAGATATCTGTAATAAACACAAACACGACTTTAAAGAGAAGAGCAAGTGCCTAAAATTTGATGGTTTCTTTTAGCCTTATACAGAATATGAAGAGATTAGTCTAAGGAATTTTAGGAACCAACTATATCTTTGGAGGCATATGCAACAAGAAAATACCACCAAGGTTGAAAATGCGAATCTGCAGTCTGTTGGTAACACAACAGTAAAGCCTGCCAGCACACTCTATAGGCAATACTATACATTCCTTACTATCTAGATTATGttcattttttcttattttttttgatAATAGTGGTGTCCATGCCAGCTTGCGAGGGATACCTGTCTACCAAGGGTTGGacagatgggaagaaatcacctagtgttttACCTCTGCTGGGATTTGAATTTGAGATCCCATGGTTCTCAACCACTTTATTTACCACTATGTTCATTTGACACCTTGAATATGTAAAAATTCAATTAATGGTGagtatttctctttttttttaggcTTTGCCTCACAAGCTTAGGTATAAACTCTTCTACAGTCCATAAATTCTTAAGAACCTTAAATTTGAGCTGACTACTTTGCCCTTAAAGTCAGAGTCCTAGAGCATTATTCGAACAACTAACACCATCCAAATCTGTAGGAAAACGCATCAGGACCATATTTCTTTCTGGACTGGAACACACTTGCAAAACTCATTCTCCAACAAATAACCACTCCACATGTAGATCGCAAAGACTTATAGAAGCAGCACAACCTTTATGACTAAATAGATGTAAGCAACTGCATCATTGTAAGCAGAAGAAGTCAGCATTGAGTTGGCCGGTAAAACAATAATTTTACTTCCTTAAAGTAAGTAAGAGAAATAAGACTACGAAACCCACAGCAAATTAATCGGCCAACAGGAGCTTGACGGAGAATATTAATCAATGAAATACATTCACcttaaatcaaaattcaaaacctAGGGATGCAGTAGAGACACAAAAGGTCAACGGTCAGCAGAACAACACTGCAAGAGTCTCACCTCTTCCAAAGTTTTTGCTATCTGAATCCATCAATTAGCACCCAGTACATGAGTAGAGCATTATTTCCTGGAAAGTATCGGTAGGTAAGACAGAGTCCAGTACTATATAGTGCAGCAAAGGTCAATCTACTCAAAGTAGAATGCAAACAAAATGGCACTGGAGAAGTAAAACTGGAAATGTAACCATGATACCACCATCGTGAAAATGAATTAGTAATAGAGCCCATAAAACTTGTCACTACCTTTTTCTGGAAGAGCTACCTTATTTATCAAACCATAATaccaagaataaaagaaaaaagggtgCAAAAGCGACATTAAATTAAGAAAGAAAGACAGCATTTATCTTCTCGAATGAGGAGAAAACTTAGTATATGGGCTGACAGAGAGATCGATTCATATCCCATCTCTTTACCTCTACTCTCCAGTGGATGGGATGTTCTAATGGGACCATTTCACAGATACTTCAGAGTTCAGAAAGAAAATTGAAGTAAATAATAAGGAAATATAAAACAGACTCAGACTAGTCCTATGATACAACAATAAGAATTTCTCCCAAAAAATAGTGCATAATGACGTCCAATGTTATCTACAGCCCCAAAAACAAGGTCTCCCTATAAGTAGTGCATAACCAGCCTAAGACTAGTTTTTTCCAAACAGTTACTTCACAAATGCAACATAAACAAACATTTAGACCTCACACGATCACCAATGACAAGACtgaacaacaaaaatgaaaaagataaggACCAACACTCAACTTACAGTAAAGAAAACATAaataatcaacaacaacaacaacaacaaatacccACAGAAAGTAATAATAAGACATTATTAACTCAATAAACTTGTAGTTTGACCTACAATTACCAGTTAAAGCAACTAACTTCAGTTACCACAAAAACCAAAGACAAAAACAACAGAAATGATGTACTCAAAATTTTCGTAATTACACAAATTTGCATATCAATCAAATATCTTGATCACGGAATTTAAAGAGTAATGTCATTACACAGAGAATTCAAATTCTTAACTATGAGGTCGAGCTTACTCGATCTAACGGAGAGAAATCCAATACGTAAATTATGCTCCTGCAGAGCACGAATCTCGTCTGCTCTCCAATTGAAAATGCTCCTGAAGCAATAATCATCAATTTTAGAGAATAAATTAGGGATTAGGGCTTGGCAATTTACCGTGGGCTTCGTCTAATTTGAACTGGAATTAAACCCTTTTTCGCAGAACTTGGAAAACTATTGGCTCAGGACAGGAGAAAAAGGAACGTATTACTGCATGTTATTATCAAAATATTATTACTTAGTTTACCAGCGCTGTCGTGACTGTGTTTCCTATTTGTGTTATATTGACGTTAATTGCCCCCATCTTGGAATGGTCTTTTAAGGAGCTTTCCGTCATTTCAAATGCAATTAATATATCGTATAAGAGAATTATAAGTCGCAAATACGAAATGTCGTCTATAAGTCGCAGATATGAAATGCGCTATGTAAGTCACAATTTCACAATACTCTGTGTTTTCTAACTAGGACAATTAGGATTTGTATATTGCATTCAAGAAATGACGGACTACATAAAAAGACTCATTGTTTTTATTTCACAATCTTCAAATTGTTTGATAAacttaagttttaaaaaaattattcaagCATGTCGGAATCACAAActccaaaaaaaaatttaaaagataTCTCAATTTTAAGATCGTATTTCATACAAAATATTAATAACTGAATGGgcaatttatgaaaaataataggcaattttcaaataatatttttgaaaGCGGTCTTATTATTTTATCGCATTTTAATTATATTGAAACATTTATATAGTTCCATATACATAAGTTAGTTTTAAAATAGATTgcaacaataaaaaaaatagatcATTATATCACGATAAGAAATACACTACATGACATGGATGTAAATTATATACTATATAAAGCTAGAGACATTACGAACTACAGGAACAACCTCATCATTATTTCTACTTCACACCCTTCAAATTGATTGACAAACTTAAGTTttctataattaaaaaaaaaaaggtagtTTAAGCATATTAGAATCATAATCTCtaaaatattttctcaaaacctTTTTCGATTCTAATATCGTCTTTCGTATAACATATTAATAATTGATTAGGTGATTTCAAATACACTTAAGCGATTTAAGATATATAGCGTATGCGATTGTGTCAATTCTTAAAGGCGATCTTACCCTTCTATCTTATGTTAATTCTTTTGAAACTTTCActtattttttgtatataatttAGTGATAAAAAATTGCAACAATAGAAAAATTATCCATGAACGTTATATCAAGGAAGAGATCATACTATATGAAATAGATGAACACTATATAGAGTTAGAGACATTCCAAACTACATGAACAATCTTATTTTTTCTACTTTACAACTTTCAAGTTGTTTGAAAAAACTTCCTAATTTTTTTCTACAAAATGGTTGTTTAAGCATGTTTGAGATTAAAATctccaaaatatttttttaaaactcatTTTTCAGACCGCCTTTCATATAACACGGGCAATTATGttcattttaagtaattttatgAAACACAACTTAGGCGATTCAATCTTATAATTGTTAGTATAatgtattttataaaataattttggaaaagaaaaacaatGTATAAACAGAAATGTAGAAGAAACAAAATTTAATCCGAGTAGACTAAATTTACAGTGTTTTcttaaggaacttaatcccctcctagtacccaaggttgtggaacggattacacactggtgtaacggtacttcaaaccccagtgttttagCTGCGAACACAAtgatcggtagcaaatcacacttactgttgcttccTTTATAGTTAAAATAATGCAGAAGAAAGAAGGAGATTTCAGAATTATCGTAAGAAAAATCTGAGGGAATGGTCTGCTATTTATACCCAACATGCTGGGTTTAAATGAAGAGATGCAACTCTTCAGAGTGACTGTTATGATTGTTCGCGTAAGAACGGTCattacataaatggctatttacgcaAAATAAAGCGAAAAAATCAAACGCAGAGGAAAATTAATTTACCATTACAAAAATGACTAATttggattaaaataatattacgttaatcttaatattaacaaataaatttggcccaaaaaattaatcaatcaatcagatcatttgaccaaatccaaatccgaagtcGAAGCCGAGCAAGCGACGACGAGGACAACATGAGACTTGCCTTTTTCGTAACTCTTTAACAGCTAGAAaaagagcaattgtatatatacccatcaaaactcttttcctcctccaatatgggaTAATGTCTCTTTGTCAATGAGGGAAATTCAAATATTTTTccccctccatttcccattcactctttATTTTAAGCTAACCAAGCTTAAACCCAACAACCCCACACATGAATGGATAATGGCTATATCAAgaaaatatgcatgaaaaactgtgtgattcgcaaACAAGGATTAATCGCATCTCGATAAGTAGGTTTTCCTTTGAACTTTCTGTAGTgaacttgtaagcacgtgatttttgcccaatatgagaattactcccaaaaaattcaaaaataaaatgatttttctttaatgtgcaattttgtgatattttgtgatattttgaataattatttgtatttgtctgtgcatgtttatttgctaaattaataaaaaatacaaaaatatgtcgcattttgcatataggatttaattctacaattgttagtgattaaatttgttttacaaaaattaaaaattacaaaaataggcatcgtttgcatttttagcatttaatgtccaaatatacaattttatgcttaattaatacttaattgtgcgttaattgttattgggagttaatttgcgcttttataacttaatttagttcttaataatagtttaagtatttttataatttagttttagaaaaaataaaagaagaaaagagagcgaaaatataaagaaagtcggaattgggcctcttcttcgatttcaagccataggcccaaaaaatggcccaatcttccctacgacccagtccatttcgaactgggtcgacccagtccataacccaaaagacccaatacccctatcttgcatttcaaagacacaaaacaaaacaaaaaataaaaggaaaaccctaccccccctttctatctttcttcttcttcttccttaagcaaagctccatcaatggctacttcaccatctccaccacaaccaccccttcaccacataaccatggctgccctcaagcTTCACcatt encodes the following:
- the LOC104218948 gene encoding mediator of RNA polymerase II transcription subunit 19a-like, which translates into the protein MDSDSKNFGRGPRELTGARDLISHFKLLPHYEFFCKRSLPLSISDTHYLHNVVGDREIRKGEGVQLDQLTQDTSFSRETKSCIRPFDLDVLREAFQLRETAPVDLSPSEKGIPTIAGKSKSEMKDKEKKHKKHKDKDKEKDKEHKKHKHRHKDRSKEKKKDKSGHHDPGAEHSKKHEKKRKHEEEDLNGVHKHKKSKHKSSNIDEIGAIKVAG